Proteins encoded in a region of the Altererythrobacter ishigakiensis genome:
- a CDS encoding integration host factor subunit alpha yields MMRSVGTLTRADLAETINRKMGLSRAESLDMVESILGKMSDALEAGENVKISGFGTFVLRDKRERIGRNPKTGVEVPITPRRVMTFRASQILKEKIAKAS; encoded by the coding sequence ATGATGCGTTCGGTGGGCACGCTAACACGCGCAGATCTGGCAGAAACGATCAACCGCAAAATGGGATTGTCGAGAGCGGAATCGCTCGACATGGTTGAATCCATTCTTGGCAAGATGTCAGACGCCTTGGAAGCTGGAGAGAACGTAAAAATTTCAGGCTTCGGCACTTTTGTGCTGCGCGACAAGAGAGAGCGTATTGGCCGGAATCCCAAGACCGGAGTCGAAGTTCCGATCACACCGCGCCGTGTAATGACATTTCGCGCCAGTCAAATTCTCAAAGAGAAAATCGCGAAAGCAAGCTAG
- a CDS encoding MerR family transcriptional regulator has protein sequence MSDFADGKDEGALRTIGEVSDALGIKQHVLRYWEQQFPMLKPLKRSGGRRYYRPADVELVETIDRLVNSEGYTLKGAKAAIRDGKRAVPQPSRAEKAGSQISVVATSAGSDVLPQLKAIRSRLAAALEA, from the coding sequence ATGAGCGACTTCGCAGATGGCAAGGACGAGGGCGCGCTGAGGACCATCGGTGAAGTCAGTGATGCGCTAGGCATAAAGCAACATGTGCTGCGTTATTGGGAACAGCAGTTTCCTATGCTCAAACCTCTGAAACGCAGCGGAGGTCGACGTTACTATCGTCCCGCTGATGTCGAGCTGGTCGAAACTATCGACCGCTTGGTCAATAGCGAGGGCTATACACTTAAGGGCGCGAAAGCTGCGATAAGAGACGGTAAGCGGGCGGTCCCCCAACCATCGCGTGCGGAAAAGGCGGGTTCGCAGATCTCCGTAGTTGCGACTTCGGCTGGCAGTGATGTTTTGCCCCAGCTAAAGGCCATCCGCTCAAGGCTGGCAGCCGCGCTGGAAGCTTAA
- a CDS encoding chromosome segregation SMC family protein, whose protein sequence is MEIHRLKLSGFKSFVEPAELRVEPGLTGVVGPNGCGKSNLLEAIRWVMGENSPKSMRSGGMEDVIFAGTEARPPRDFAEVVLQGRDDDSEELEVTRRIERGAGSAYRVNGRDVRAKDVALTFADAATGAHSPALVSQGKIAQVIAAKPTERRQMLEEAAGIAGLHVRRKDAESKLRSTEKNLERLEDLMAGLDSQMASLRRQAKQAERYTKLSEQIKVAEARLLFARWRDAARMAEEAREAAQKADERVTAAKKAADEAQKAQAEAAHAVAEARDELADRRDDASAHGHRMAALTSQLEAAEQRLADLDRQKTRLEEDRGDAGRVTSDATEALARLEREITASKAALEEDEARRPEIARKAEDAERASRAAELALAKATADHAGVEAEWRVAEAEIAQAMSRLSRLEEDQARIERQLEELTGSGDPVAAVEVAQKAAQSAAGAHTRLRADLEEGQARKALLQEQRDEASSLSASAKAELAGVEREYNALVRDRDARERQAKNRAGLPAALEKVSVKPGYERALAAVLGRDGKSPLGKPDGDSDGRFWTGGNAPNEVSDSLLAHIKDCPAELNARLALVHFAESDDGRGLNPGEWLVTRGGHLRRWDGFIARGEGAAEAARLEAANRLAELEKQLPALREAAEKAEKSEQTIREELTALQTDLVARERAVAEASDLERQALRALDQAEAARERHATRSEELNAAKAGLTDDLVAAKKELESAESKRSALPSPDTGRASLEAAQARNEAARSAVQATAAELAAHDQGLAVARERLTAQSTDKANWEARSGEAERRMAEVARRLEEIEEERNVVAAKPAGLMEEIEQGDVMREKLGKELAAAEGVVAEAQAKLDAADAAFREANETLSTQREARAGLAARAENEEARRGEMARISGERFQCPPPMLAERFEFEPEQIKDAGAESDEMERLTASRERIGPVNLVAAEELKRIEEEHGANATEQAELAEAVNRLRGSIGNLNREGRERLRAAFEEVDGHFRKLFTRLFEGGQAHLALVDSDDPLEAGLEIYAQPPGKRLQSLSLLSGGEQALTATALIFALFLTNPAPICVLDEVDAPLDDANIERFCDLLDSMVRDTATRYLIVTHNAVTMSRMHRLFGVTMAEKGVSRLVSVDLGEAELMAAE, encoded by the coding sequence ATGGAAATTCATCGGCTAAAGCTCAGTGGTTTCAAGAGCTTTGTAGAGCCGGCTGAATTGCGTGTGGAACCGGGCCTGACCGGCGTGGTCGGCCCAAATGGCTGCGGAAAATCCAATCTGCTTGAAGCGATCCGTTGGGTCATGGGTGAGAATTCACCTAAGTCCATGCGGTCAGGCGGGATGGAAGATGTCATCTTTGCTGGCACTGAAGCGCGACCGCCGCGAGACTTTGCCGAAGTCGTGCTGCAAGGGCGCGATGACGACAGCGAAGAACTTGAAGTCACGCGCCGGATCGAGCGCGGCGCCGGCAGCGCGTATCGCGTAAACGGGCGCGACGTGCGGGCGAAGGATGTGGCGCTGACCTTTGCCGATGCGGCGACTGGCGCACACAGCCCTGCTCTGGTCAGCCAAGGTAAAATCGCACAGGTCATCGCAGCCAAACCAACTGAACGCCGCCAAATGTTGGAAGAAGCAGCCGGGATTGCCGGGCTGCACGTGCGCCGCAAGGATGCCGAGAGCAAGCTGCGCTCTACGGAGAAGAATCTCGAACGGCTTGAAGACCTGATGGCGGGCCTGGATTCGCAGATGGCATCGCTCAGGCGGCAAGCGAAGCAGGCAGAGCGCTACACCAAGCTGTCCGAGCAAATCAAAGTGGCCGAGGCGCGGTTGCTTTTTGCCCGCTGGCGCGATGCCGCGCGCATGGCGGAGGAAGCACGCGAAGCCGCGCAAAAGGCCGATGAACGCGTAACCGCAGCCAAGAAGGCAGCAGACGAAGCGCAAAAGGCGCAAGCGGAAGCAGCGCATGCTGTTGCGGAAGCCCGCGATGAGCTGGCGGACCGCCGAGATGATGCCAGCGCGCATGGGCACCGCATGGCTGCATTGACCAGCCAGCTTGAAGCGGCAGAACAGCGTTTGGCTGACTTGGACCGTCAAAAGACGCGGCTTGAAGAAGATCGCGGCGATGCCGGGCGCGTGACCAGCGATGCAACCGAAGCGCTGGCGCGGCTAGAACGTGAGATTACCGCGAGCAAGGCTGCGCTCGAAGAAGACGAAGCCCGCCGCCCTGAAATTGCCCGCAAGGCTGAGGACGCGGAGCGCGCATCACGCGCGGCTGAATTGGCGCTGGCCAAGGCAACCGCTGATCATGCAGGTGTCGAAGCCGAATGGCGTGTCGCCGAAGCGGAAATCGCTCAGGCCATGTCACGCCTTTCGCGGCTTGAGGAAGATCAGGCACGCATCGAAAGGCAGCTTGAAGAACTGACCGGCAGCGGCGATCCGGTGGCCGCCGTCGAAGTTGCGCAAAAGGCCGCACAAAGCGCAGCTGGCGCGCACACAAGACTTCGCGCTGACCTTGAAGAAGGGCAAGCGCGCAAGGCCTTGCTGCAAGAGCAGCGAGATGAAGCCAGCTCGCTTTCGGCATCCGCAAAAGCTGAACTGGCTGGGGTGGAACGTGAATACAACGCCTTGGTGCGGGATCGCGATGCGCGCGAACGTCAGGCGAAAAACCGTGCGGGCCTTCCGGCTGCTCTTGAGAAAGTTAGCGTGAAGCCTGGCTATGAGCGCGCCCTCGCAGCGGTATTGGGCCGCGACGGCAAATCTCCGCTTGGAAAGCCCGATGGCGACAGTGACGGACGTTTCTGGACGGGAGGTAATGCGCCCAACGAAGTTTCGGATAGCCTGCTCGCCCATATCAAGGATTGCCCTGCGGAATTGAATGCGCGGCTCGCACTGGTGCACTTTGCCGAGAGCGACGACGGGCGCGGCCTCAATCCGGGTGAATGGCTGGTCACGCGCGGCGGTCATCTGCGCCGCTGGGACGGGTTTATCGCGCGCGGTGAAGGTGCGGCAGAGGCGGCTCGCCTCGAGGCGGCAAACCGTCTGGCAGAGCTTGAGAAACAGCTTCCTGCGCTGCGTGAGGCCGCTGAAAAAGCCGAGAAATCCGAACAAACGATCCGCGAAGAGCTAACCGCGTTGCAGACCGATCTTGTCGCGCGCGAACGAGCAGTGGCGGAAGCCTCAGATCTAGAGCGGCAAGCCCTGCGTGCGCTCGATCAGGCGGAAGCCGCACGCGAACGGCACGCCACTCGCAGCGAAGAGCTTAATGCCGCGAAAGCTGGACTTACCGATGATCTGGTTGCAGCGAAGAAAGAGCTTGAAAGCGCAGAATCGAAGCGCTCTGCATTGCCTTCCCCCGATACAGGGCGAGCGTCGCTAGAGGCGGCGCAGGCGCGCAATGAAGCGGCACGAAGCGCTGTCCAAGCGACCGCTGCAGAGCTGGCTGCGCATGATCAGGGACTTGCCGTCGCGCGCGAACGTCTGACCGCGCAGTCGACGGACAAAGCCAATTGGGAAGCCCGCTCTGGCGAGGCCGAGCGCCGTATGGCCGAAGTCGCGCGCCGCCTTGAAGAGATCGAAGAAGAGCGCAATGTCGTCGCCGCCAAACCGGCTGGTTTGATGGAAGAGATCGAGCAAGGCGATGTCATGCGCGAAAAGCTGGGCAAGGAGCTTGCCGCGGCGGAAGGCGTGGTTGCAGAAGCACAGGCGAAGCTCGACGCCGCTGATGCCGCGTTCCGCGAGGCCAATGAAACGCTATCGACGCAGCGCGAAGCACGGGCTGGCTTGGCCGCACGCGCGGAGAATGAAGAGGCTCGTCGTGGAGAGATGGCGCGCATTTCAGGCGAGCGCTTCCAATGCCCGCCCCCTATGCTGGCCGAACGGTTCGAATTCGAGCCCGAGCAGATCAAGGACGCGGGCGCGGAATCAGACGAGATGGAACGGCTGACTGCCAGCCGTGAGCGCATCGGCCCGGTCAATCTGGTTGCAGCCGAAGAGCTCAAGCGCATCGAAGAAGAGCACGGCGCCAATGCGACCGAGCAAGCCGAGCTGGCTGAAGCGGTCAACCGCCTGCGCGGCTCGATCGGCAATCTCAACCGCGAAGGGCGTGAGCGCCTCCGCGCGGCGTTCGAGGAAGTCGACGGGCACTTCCGCAAATTGTTCACCCGTCTGTTCGAAGGCGGGCAGGCGCATCTGGCTTTGGTTGATAGCGACGACCCGCTGGAAGCGGGCCTTGAGATCTACGCCCAGCCGCCGGGTAAGCGGCTCCAGTCACTCAGCCTGCTTTCAGGCGGCGAACAGGCGTTGACTGCGACCGCGCTGATTTTTGCATTGTTCCTGACCAATCCGGCGCCGATTTGTGTGCTCGACGAAGTCGATGCGCCGCTGGATGACGCCAATATCGAGCGCTTTTGTGATCTGCTCGACTCCATGGTGCGCGACACGGCAACACGCTATCTCATTGTGACGCACAATGCCGTCACAATGAGCCGCATGCATCGCCTGTTCGGCGTAACCATGGCGGAAAAGGGCGTTTCACGCTTGGTCAGCGTTGATCTGGGCGAAGCGGAATTGATGGCTGCGGAGTAA
- a CDS encoding thioredoxin domain-containing protein translates to MKLSRRILSASLATTLALTLAACNGTEDAETASLDGEPIAAIEAPEGQSWTDIVTVTEADGYLIGNPDAPLKLIEYASHTCGGCAYFSENGAPPLKDNYVSTGVVSLELRNLVRDPIDLTIATLVRCGQPENMEPLSSQAWTALNDIFANVNQNGAAFEAASSLPEDQRFVAIAEAAGLIDFFAARGLSSDQARTCLADAEAVQAIATRSQEQVNELGLTGTPTFILNGQTLNVNQWEGLEPILQRAGAR, encoded by the coding sequence ATGAAACTTTCGCGCCGTATTCTATCCGCTTCGCTGGCCACGACCCTTGCGTTGACGCTTGCTGCCTGTAACGGAACAGAAGATGCCGAAACCGCATCGCTCGATGGTGAGCCGATCGCAGCGATTGAAGCGCCGGAAGGGCAGAGCTGGACCGATATCGTCACAGTAACCGAAGCTGACGGTTATTTGATCGGAAATCCGGATGCTCCGCTCAAACTGATCGAATATGCCAGCCACACTTGTGGTGGCTGCGCCTATTTCTCCGAGAACGGGGCTCCTCCGCTGAAGGACAACTACGTTTCCACCGGGGTTGTGAGCCTGGAATTGCGCAATCTCGTGCGTGATCCGATCGATCTGACCATTGCAACCTTGGTTCGTTGCGGCCAGCCGGAAAATATGGAGCCGCTGTCATCCCAGGCATGGACTGCGCTCAATGACATCTTCGCCAACGTGAACCAGAACGGTGCTGCTTTTGAAGCGGCGTCCAGCCTTCCTGAAGATCAGCGCTTTGTCGCCATCGCAGAGGCGGCTGGTCTGATCGACTTCTTCGCGGCTCGCGGGCTCAGCAGTGATCAGGCGCGCACCTGCCTTGCGGATGCCGAGGCGGTGCAGGCCATTGCCACACGATCACAGGAGCAGGTCAACGAGCTTGGCCTGACGGGTACCCCAACCTTTATTCTCAACGGTCAAACATTGAACGTGAACCAGTGGGAGGGCCTGGAGCCAATCTTACAACGGGCAGGCGCGCGGTAA
- a CDS encoding DsbA family protein: MKAMKIALLAGAMVCTTGFSTNWAVTVAETPGGHLIGNPEAETKLSEYISYTCGHCATFAREGEPVVKLVYVRSGQVSLEVRHLLRDPIDLTAAMLAHCGPADKFAQNHSVFMLKQSEWLPVAAAATPAQQQRWSNPDRAAARRAIASDLDFYEIMETRGYERIEVDRCLADSAKEAELLQYSRADTARLQLRGTPSFAIDDQLLGGVHSWQQLQGELDARTKPATTQGN; this comes from the coding sequence ATGAAGGCTATGAAAATAGCGCTGCTGGCCGGGGCAATGGTTTGCACCACCGGATTTTCGACCAATTGGGCAGTCACGGTAGCGGAAACACCCGGTGGACATCTTATCGGCAATCCCGAAGCGGAAACCAAGTTGTCTGAATATATCAGCTATACTTGCGGGCACTGCGCTACCTTCGCGCGCGAGGGTGAGCCTGTGGTAAAGTTGGTCTACGTTCGATCAGGTCAGGTCTCCCTGGAAGTCCGCCACTTGTTGCGCGATCCAATCGATCTGACTGCTGCGATGTTGGCCCATTGCGGCCCCGCAGACAAATTCGCCCAGAACCATTCCGTGTTCATGCTGAAACAGAGCGAGTGGTTGCCTGTTGCGGCTGCTGCCACCCCGGCACAACAGCAACGGTGGAGTAATCCGGACCGCGCCGCCGCGCGCCGCGCAATCGCCAGCGATCTGGATTTTTACGAGATCATGGAAACGCGCGGTTATGAGCGAATAGAGGTCGATCGGTGCCTGGCGGACAGCGCAAAGGAAGCAGAGCTACTGCAATATTCACGCGCTGACACAGCACGCCTGCAGTTGCGTGGGACGCCAAGTTTCGCAATCGATGATCAGCTGCTTGGCGGCGTCCATAGCTGGCAACAGCTACAGGGTGAGCTCGATGCACGCACCAAGCCGGCCACTACCCAAGGCAATTGA
- a CDS encoding DUF721 domain-containing protein, which translates to MGSDKTSKPTKGSKTKAAKPFERRRGGTPKAIGELMPQIGRTAFRRYGFVQSSIVTRWPEIVGPTHARVCAPEAIRFPPGEKSEGILQLVVVPANAPLIQQVVPEIMERVNRFFGYKAVSRVKLRQGEVKPLRAEGPVKAPPSLKPIPMELGDSLRDIGDPELRAVLESLAQTMTNKEDSTE; encoded by the coding sequence ATGGGAAGCGACAAAACCTCCAAACCCACAAAAGGGAGCAAGACGAAAGCCGCAAAGCCTTTCGAACGGCGCCGTGGCGGCACACCGAAAGCGATTGGTGAGCTGATGCCGCAGATCGGGCGGACGGCCTTTCGCCGGTATGGCTTTGTCCAAAGTTCCATCGTGACACGCTGGCCCGAAATCGTTGGTCCAACCCATGCCAGGGTTTGCGCGCCGGAAGCGATCCGGTTTCCCCCGGGAGAAAAGTCTGAGGGCATCTTGCAGTTAGTGGTCGTGCCCGCAAATGCGCCGCTGATCCAGCAGGTGGTCCCTGAGATTATGGAACGGGTGAACCGATTTTTCGGCTACAAAGCCGTATCGCGGGTCAAGCTTCGGCAAGGCGAGGTTAAGCCGCTTCGTGCAGAAGGGCCCGTGAAAGCGCCGCCGTCGCTAAAGCCAATTCCCATGGAATTGGGTGACAGCTTGCGTGATATTGGCGATCCGGAATTAAGAGCTGTGCTTGAGTCTCTGGCGCAGACGATGACGAATAAAGAGGATTCAACAGAATGA
- a CDS encoding A/G-specific adenine glycosylase: MTASTKTISDALLHWYQRHARELPWRNPPGKVPPNDCAWPYRVWLSEVMLQQTTVAAVKPYFAKFIETWPTVEALAAADDTDVMSAWAGLGYYSRARNLVKCAREVARRGGFPETETELRELPGLGPYTAAAIAAIAFGQRAVVVDANVERVVARLFKIEEPLPGARKAIRERAEEVTPVQSSGDFAQAMMDLGSSICTSRDPKCLLCPLADMCQAKASGDPAKLPIKAPKKAKPERKGRAFWIERDDMVWLVTRPGTGMLGGMRALPDDGWSAQADGSGEAPGEGEIRNLGAVRHVFTHASLTLEVARLDAQPIGHGEWWPLQEIESAGLPTLFAKAARLALAQR; the protein is encoded by the coding sequence GTGACTGCCAGCACCAAGACCATCTCTGACGCATTGCTCCACTGGTATCAGCGTCATGCGCGCGAATTGCCGTGGCGCAACCCGCCAGGGAAAGTGCCGCCGAATGATTGCGCGTGGCCATACCGCGTGTGGTTGTCCGAAGTCATGTTGCAGCAGACTACGGTTGCGGCAGTGAAGCCATACTTCGCAAAATTCATTGAGACTTGGCCTACGGTCGAGGCTCTTGCGGCGGCTGATGACACAGATGTGATGAGCGCGTGGGCGGGGCTGGGCTATTATTCGCGCGCTCGCAATCTGGTGAAGTGCGCGCGCGAAGTGGCGAGACGTGGCGGCTTCCCGGAGACTGAGACTGAGCTGCGCGAGTTGCCGGGGCTTGGCCCGTATACGGCGGCCGCCATTGCCGCGATTGCCTTTGGTCAGCGCGCTGTCGTGGTCGATGCCAATGTCGAGCGGGTGGTTGCGCGGTTGTTCAAGATTGAAGAGCCATTACCCGGTGCGCGCAAGGCCATTCGCGAGCGAGCCGAGGAAGTCACACCCGTTCAAAGCTCAGGCGACTTCGCGCAGGCTATGATGGACCTGGGTTCTTCTATCTGCACTTCGCGCGATCCCAAATGCCTGCTGTGTCCACTGGCGGATATGTGTCAGGCCAAGGCGAGCGGAGATCCGGCGAAGCTGCCGATAAAGGCTCCAAAGAAAGCCAAGCCAGAGCGCAAAGGACGTGCCTTCTGGATCGAGCGGGACGATATGGTGTGGCTCGTTACGCGGCCCGGGACTGGCATGCTGGGCGGGATGCGCGCGCTGCCCGACGATGGATGGAGCGCGCAGGCAGACGGTTCAGGCGAAGCACCAGGCGAGGGTGAGATCAGAAACCTGGGCGCCGTGCGTCACGTGTTTACGCACGCATCACTAACGCTTGAAGTGGCGCGGCTGGACGCTCAGCCCATTGGTCATGGCGAATGGTGGCCGCTTCAAGAAATCGAAAGCGCGGGGCTGCCAACACTATTCGCCAAGGCCGCGCGACTGGCGCTGGCGCAGCGCTAG
- a CDS encoding serine hydrolase domain-containing protein: MAFREFDSPQLSRRALFRTSGYLAAGGALAAVPVGRSMLRASAATTNWANVAERIEHYVGTGKVANMVASFGWGNEAPHSVARGNLGFGSTTAADLDSLYRIYSMTKPITGMATMMLIDDGKLGLDQPLADILPAFADMQVQKEYDGAITPDNLEAAERPITIRQLLTHTAGLGYGIIQQGPIKTAYEDRGLIPGQVSRLPIPGLGRGTPVSSLEAFADGLAQMPLVYQPGVKWSYSVSLDLLGRVIEVVEKKPFDQVLQERLFDPCGMESTYFRVPSSELNRYTDNYGIMAGVPLPIDPAANSIYLDDPAFPFGGAGLVSSPRDYDRFLRMLLGYGKIDGKRVMGELAVRVGTSNILPRGVQTEGTWVAGQGFGAGGRVVDGAFGWGGAAGTLASVDFKSGLRAGLYVQYMPSESYPIRSDFLTALAKDLGREDGAFSIGG; this comes from the coding sequence ATGGCATTCCGCGAGTTTGATTCCCCCCAACTTTCCCGTCGCGCCCTCTTCCGGACCAGTGGATATCTCGCAGCTGGTGGCGCACTTGCTGCCGTCCCTGTCGGGCGCAGCATGCTTCGCGCATCTGCGGCCACAACCAACTGGGCCAATGTTGCCGAACGCATTGAGCATTACGTGGGGACGGGCAAGGTCGCGAACATGGTTGCGAGCTTTGGCTGGGGCAACGAAGCGCCGCATTCGGTAGCGCGCGGAAATCTTGGCTTTGGCAGCACGACGGCAGCGGATCTCGATTCGCTCTACCGGATATATTCTATGACCAAGCCGATCACCGGCATGGCCACAATGATGCTGATTGATGACGGAAAGCTGGGCTTGGATCAGCCATTGGCCGATATCCTGCCTGCGTTTGCCGATATGCAGGTTCAGAAAGAATATGATGGCGCAATTACGCCAGACAATCTTGAAGCGGCAGAACGCCCGATAACTATTCGGCAGTTGCTGACCCATACTGCCGGCCTTGGCTACGGCATCATTCAGCAAGGTCCGATCAAGACCGCATATGAAGACAGGGGTCTGATCCCCGGGCAGGTTAGCCGCTTGCCGATCCCGGGGCTCGGTCGCGGCACGCCGGTCAGCAGCCTCGAAGCCTTTGCCGACGGGCTGGCGCAGATGCCGCTCGTCTATCAGCCGGGTGTCAAATGGAGCTATTCGGTCAGCCTGGATTTGCTTGGACGCGTGATTGAAGTTGTCGAGAAAAAGCCGTTTGATCAGGTGTTGCAGGAACGACTGTTCGATCCCTGCGGAATGGAAAGCACTTATTTCCGTGTGCCATCGAGTGAGCTGAATCGTTACACCGATAATTATGGCATTATGGCCGGCGTGCCGCTGCCAATCGATCCGGCAGCCAACTCGATCTATCTTGATGATCCGGCGTTCCCGTTTGGCGGAGCCGGACTGGTGTCCAGCCCACGCGATTATGACCGCTTCCTGCGGATGCTGCTCGGTTATGGCAAGATCGATGGCAAGCGGGTGATGGGTGAATTGGCGGTTCGCGTAGGTACATCAAACATCTTGCCGCGCGGGGTGCAGACAGAGGGCACCTGGGTCGCCGGGCAGGGATTTGGCGCGGGCGGCCGCGTTGTTGATGGCGCATTCGGCTGGGGTGGTGCAGCTGGCACGTTGGCCTCTGTCGACTTCAAATCCGGGCTTCGGGCTGGCCTCTACGTTCAATATATGCCGTCTGAAAGCTACCCAATCCGTAGTGATTTCCTGACCGCATTGGCCAAGGATCTGGGCCGCGAAGATGGAGCTTTCTCCATTGGCGGGTAA
- the nudC gene encoding NAD(+) diphosphatase, which yields MELSPLAGKINIAFAGSPIDRADNLRADPDALAGMMNWKARLLALDELMPSLDDNNRLVWGTLADAPEDAELVFLGIDRTDGGEKPCFAAVPAKGDASPRMANPQLWALMATLDAGDLALYGGARSLIDWHARHRFCAECGGNTKIAKGGWQRGCESCNAQHFPRTDPVTIMLAEHEGRLMLGRGKGWPEGAFSALAGFVEPGETIEEAVQREVFEESGVRVRDVSYIASQPWPFPSQLMIGCHSYADDDALVIDETEMAEIIWFTREQVVASLEGNGPFRAPPPHAIAHNLMKWWIEK from the coding sequence ATGGAGCTTTCTCCATTGGCGGGTAAGATCAATATCGCTTTTGCCGGCTCGCCGATTGACCGTGCGGACAATTTGCGCGCGGATCCCGATGCACTGGCCGGGATGATGAACTGGAAGGCGCGGCTGCTCGCGCTCGACGAGTTGATGCCGTCGCTGGATGACAACAACCGGCTGGTCTGGGGCACACTGGCGGACGCGCCTGAAGATGCCGAGCTGGTGTTCCTGGGCATTGACCGCACCGACGGCGGAGAGAAGCCGTGCTTTGCCGCTGTCCCGGCAAAGGGCGATGCCAGCCCGCGTATGGCGAACCCTCAGCTTTGGGCGCTGATGGCGACGCTCGATGCGGGCGACCTTGCGCTTTATGGCGGGGCACGCAGCCTGATTGACTGGCACGCGCGCCATCGCTTTTGCGCTGAGTGCGGCGGGAATACCAAGATCGCCAAGGGCGGCTGGCAGCGCGGCTGCGAAAGCTGCAACGCGCAGCACTTCCCGCGCACCGACCCGGTCACGATCATGTTGGCCGAGCATGAAGGGCGGCTGATGCTGGGCCGCGGCAAGGGTTGGCCGGAAGGCGCGTTTTCCGCGCTTGCAGGCTTTGTCGAGCCCGGCGAAACCATTGAAGAAGCGGTGCAGCGCGAAGTGTTCGAGGAATCGGGCGTGCGCGTGCGCGATGTCTCTTACATTGCCAGCCAGCCATGGCCTTTCCCCAGCCAGCTGATGATCGGGTGCCACAGCTATGCTGACGATGATGCGCTGGTCATTGATGAGACCGAAATGGCAGAGATCATCTGGTTCACGCGCGAGCAAGTGGTCGCATCGCTTGAGGGTAACGGCCCGTTCCGCGCGCCGCCGCCGCATGCTATCGCACACAATCTGATGAAATGGTGGATTGAAAAATGA
- a CDS encoding DsbA family oxidoreductase yields the protein MTDTAPQRMTIDIYSDVMCPWCLIGYGQLTKALDQLDGEIEAQLRWRPFELNPDMPQQGEEQEAHLQRKYRRSAEEGAAVRGQMKSIADSAGVSLSYEGSGEAPPAMMWNTRAAHNLLTWALEEAGPKVQTDLKLALFKAHFNERRNVSDETVLLDIAASVGLHRQAAKAALADEDLEARVIAEERQAWDLNISGVPAMIVNGKFMIPGAQAPETYVNALRRVAEKSAA from the coding sequence ATGACCGATACCGCACCGCAACGCATGACTATCGACATTTATTCGGATGTCATGTGCCCGTGGTGCCTGATCGGTTATGGCCAGCTGACGAAGGCGCTCGATCAGCTTGACGGCGAGATCGAAGCGCAATTGCGCTGGCGACCGTTCGAACTCAATCCGGACATGCCTCAGCAGGGCGAGGAACAGGAAGCACATTTGCAACGCAAATATCGCCGCAGCGCTGAAGAAGGCGCCGCTGTTCGCGGTCAGATGAAGTCGATAGCTGACAGCGCGGGCGTTTCGCTGAGCTACGAAGGTTCCGGTGAAGCGCCGCCGGCGATGATGTGGAACACACGCGCCGCGCACAATCTGCTGACATGGGCGCTGGAAGAGGCAGGGCCGAAAGTTCAAACCGATCTGAAGCTCGCGCTGTTCAAAGCGCACTTTAACGAGCGCAGGAATGTCTCTGACGAGACTGTGCTGCTGGATATTGCGGCAAGCGTGGGTTTGCATCGCCAAGCGGCGAAGGCCGCGCTGGCGGACGAGGATCTGGAAGCGCGAGTAATTGCTGAAGAGCGTCAGGCGTGGGACCTCAACATCTCGGGCGTTCCGGCGATGATTGTGAATGGCAAATTCATGATTCCCGGCGCACAGGCCCCGGAGACCTACGTCAACGCACTGCGCCGCGTCGCGGAAAAGAGTGCCGCGTGA